TAATTATTGGTGTTTTTCTTCATATTTCAACAATAATACTTTTTGAAAGTTCTGAAAATCATAAATTCAATTTAAAAAAATTTACTGCCATTCTTTTAGGTATTATTCTGACTATTTTTTCGCTTTAATATTTTTTGAAAAAAAAGACCTCACAGGTTTTAAAAACATGTGAGGTCTGGTTATAATTAATATTTTCTAATGAAACCAGATCGTTAATGATTTTATCTTAGCTAAATCAGGAATTTGCTCAATAGTTACTTTTTGAGTACTAAAATCTTTTAAACCTAAATCTTCTTTATCAAGTGAAACTGTTGCATTTAAATCATCAATAAATAAAGTTACTGATAAAAATGAAGATTCTACTTTAGAAATAGTATTGTTTGCATTAATTTCTTGAAATAAAGAATTTATATTTAAACCAGAAGCTGTTTTAAAACGCTCATCAAAAATTTCGATACTTTTTATTGTTGATAAAGAATCTAATTGTTCTTTAGGTACAATTGTTAATAAATGCTTTCCTCCTTTTTCATAAATTAAATATTTATCATCTTCTTGAAAATAGTTACTTCCTTTAGCTCCTTCGCTTAATACTTTTACAATCGAATCATTTTTAAAAACTCTATCAACCTCTTGCATGGTTGTAGCTGTAGATAATTTACCTATTTTCCCTTTAGAAATATCGTATTTATTGTTTCCACACTGTATAAATACCACTGAAATTAAAGCGATTATTAAAGGTTTAATTATATTTTTCATTGATTTACTGGTTTGGTTACTAGTTTTTGTTGGTTATTTATATTAAAAACGACTTTGCAGTCTATTTGTTTTATTTTAATTCCTTTTTTAAAAGCCCTAACATTTATAATACATATTATTTGGTAATATACTATTTTTGAAATCGGGTTTTACATCGTTTAAAAAATATTTTTTTGATAAATCACGTAAAAGTAACAAAAATCATCCATAAAATTTTAATGTTGACTATCTTTGCATCCTTATGTTGAAAAAAGAAGTACAAGAGTTAATTGATAAAGGACAAATGCTTCCATTAATGGAGGAATTTTATACTATTCAAGGAGAAGGATCGCACACAGGTACTGCGGCTTATTTTATTAGAATTGGAGGTTGTGATGTCGGATGTCATTGGTGTGACGTTAAAGAAAGTTGGGATGCAAATTTACATCCACCAACCAAAACAGACATTATTGTTTCCAATGCTAAACAATATGCTAAAACAGTAGTAATTACAGGTGGTGAACCTTTAATGTGGAGTTTAGATTATATTACATCTGAACTGCAAGATAAAGGAATGAAAACACACATCGAAACATCAGGAGCATATGCTTTTTCTGGAGTTTGGGATTGGTTTTGCTTATCTCCTAAAAAAACAAAACTACCTACAAAGGAGTGTTATAAAGAGGCAGATGAATTAAAAATGATTATTCATAACAAGAATGATTTTAAGTTTGCAGAAGAGCAAGCTGAAAAAGTTGGCAAGAAATGTCAATTATTTTTACAACCTGAATGGAGTAAAAAAGAAGAAATGACTCCGTTAATTATTGATTATGTAATGAAAAACCCAAAATGGCGAATTTCTTTACAAACTCATAAATTTTTGAATATACCTTAAAATAAAAATATCATAAAAAAGCAACCTAAATTTAGGTTGCTTTTTTTATTATTAAGAGCCTGCTGTTTAAATTTTACCCAAAAAGAGTTTTATAGCTGAAAAATAGAATCCGTCAAACTGAATTTATTTCAGTTTCGCATTCTTATTTGCCGTAGTTCTTCATTTTATGTGATTCTGAAATAAATTCAGAATGACGTTTATATCTTAAAAAAGATACTTTATTTAAAATTTAAACAGGCTCTAAAAATTTAATACTTTATAGTTCCATTTTTATTATCAAAAATAATAATGATATTTTTAAATTAATTAAAAAACAAAAACTCGCCTTTTCAGCGAGTTTTTATAATAAAAAGTAATTTATTATTATTCTTTATACACCCCCATATTTGCGTATTTATCCATACGCTGGGCAATTAATTCGGCTTCTGTTAAATCTTTTAATTCATCAAAAGCACTTACTATTTGTGCTTGTACTGCTTTATAAGCTCCTTCTTTATCAGCATGTGCACCTCCAACTGGCTCTTCAATAATTCCGTCGATTAATTCTAATCGCTTCATATCTTCACCTGTTAATTTCAATACTTCGGCTGCTTTTTCTTTATATTCCCAGCTACGCCATAAAATAGAAGAACATGATTCTGGTGAAATTACCGTATACCAAGTGTTTTCCATCATATATACTTTATTTCCTACACCAATACCTACAGCACCTCCTGAAGCACCTTCACCAATAACTATTGTTATAATAGGTGTTTTAAGCCTCGTCATTTCAAGAATATTACGAGCAATTGCTTCTCCTTGTCCTCTTTCTTCAGCTTCTAAACCTGGATAAGCACCTGGAGTATCTACTAAAGTTACGACAGGAATGCCAAATTTCTCTGCCATTTTCATCAAACGCAATGCCTTACGATATCCTTCAGGGTTTGCCATTCCGAAATTACGGTACTGACGTGTTTTAGTATTATATCCTTTTTGTTGACCGATAAACATAAACGATTGATCGCCTATTTTACCTAAACCACCAATCATAGCTTTGTCATCTTTTACGCTACGATCACCATGTAACTCCATAAAAGTGTCTCCACAAATAGCCTTGATATAATCTAAGGTATATGGACGGTTTGGATGACGTGATAATTGTACACGTTGCCAAGGTGTTATATTTTTGTATATCTCTTTTTTAGCCTTTTCTAATTTTATTTCAATATTCCTAGAGGTCTCTGTAACATCTACATCACTTTCTTCTCCTATAGCAAAACATTTCGCCAACTGATCTTCTAGTTCTTTTATTGGCAATTCAAAATCTAAATATTCCATTATATATAGTTTGATTATATTTTTTTAATTCTTTGTAAAAGCAAACATACTAAAAAATTACAATCTTTAGCTTTCTACCTTTTCTTAAAATATTAATTTTTCTTAAATTTATCTTTGATAGACCTCATATTTTTGATAACTCCGTTTAATAAAACAACTCCTAAAATAATAAATGCACCATAATAAAACTCTGTACTCATTTGTTCTTTTTCGCCAAATATGATTAACGCAAAAACAATAGCATAAATAGGCTCTAAATTAATAGTTAGCATTACTGTATAAGGCGTTAAGTACTTCATTATATCTACCGAAGCAATAAAAGCGTACCCAGTACAAATACTACTTAATAAAATTAAATACAACCAATCATTCGTTGGTAGTTGAAAAAAAGCTACTGAAAATTTTTGTGTAAATAATAAATATAATGTTACCGCTAATGCACCAAATAATAATTGATAAAAAGAAATAGTATTTGCATCGTATTTTTTAATATAAAGACCATTTAAAACAGCAAATAATGCTGATAAAAATGCAGATATTAATGCGTAAATTATCCCTAAAGTATATTCACTTTGAAAATTAAAAATAATATACAAGCCTCCAATAACTAATAGTCCTAATAAAATTTCAATAATTTGAATTTTTCTTCTAAAAAACAGCGGTTCAATCAGCGATGTAAAAAAAGCACCTGTACTCATAGTTACTAAAGCCACGGAAATATTTGATACTTTTATTGCCATAAAAAAAGTAACCCAATGTGCGGCAATTATTACTCCTGAAAAAGCAAATTTTAAAAGCCCTTTACGATCGACCTTAAAAGATATTTTACGAATTATAAAATAAACAGCAATAAATACCACTGCTATTGTCATACGATACCAAGTTAAAGGAATTGCATCAAGAGAGATTAAAGCACCTAATATTGCTGAAAACCCCCATATAAAAACAATAAAGTGTAATTGTAGGTAGTGTTTTAGTTTACTTTCTTGCATTAAAATATAAATAAAGTGAATATGTACCAAACACAACATTTGGTATCCATACATTTAATAAGGCATTTGCGCCAGCTACTGCACCTAATACTTCTGCTACTTTTAAAAAGAATACATATATAAACATTAAAGAGATACCTAAGGCTAAATTAACACCTATTCCTCCTCTTGTTTTTTTGTATGCTAAAGCAACTGCTATTAATGTCAAAATATAACATGCTATTGGTAAACTGGTACGTTTATATAGTTCTACCAAATAAATATTTAAATTTTTAATACCTCTTTTTTTGAAATGGAAATAAATTCAATTAATTCAGGAGATTTCATCTCTTGAGCCATGATATTTTTATAATTAAAGTCTTTGGGAGTAAAAGCAAAAGTTGTATCTAATTTATTTCCATAAAAAATACTATCATTTCCTTTAAATACTTTCCTTCTCTTCCAATTAACTAATTCAAATATACTGTCTTTTTCTTTCCACGAAATATTATCAGCAGTTAATTGATCTTTTAATTGAATTCCGTCATAAATTTCTGTCGAAAAGTTATATCCTTTGTTTCTCTTTAAATCAAAATTTTGAAGATAGATATATGTACTATCATTTAGTTGTAAACTAAATTCCCTTACAGAAGTATCTGAATATTTTTTCTTCTTTAAATATTCTCTTTCAAAAGCTTTTCTTGTTTTACTACTAGATGGTACAAAAAAGTGATTCATTAGCAATGCAACAATGCAAACGATCGTTGAACCTATAAAATAAGGGTATAGAAAACGTGTAAACGATACTTGAGAACCATTAATAGCTACAATTTCTGTATTATTTGCTAATTTTGATGTAAATAATATTACAGCA
The Tenacibaculum pacificus DNA segment above includes these coding regions:
- a CDS encoding DMT family transporter; protein product: MQESKLKHYLQLHFIVFIWGFSAILGALISLDAIPLTWYRMTIAVVFIAVYFIIRKISFKVDRKGLLKFAFSGVIIAAHWVTFFMAIKVSNISVALVTMSTGAFFTSLIEPLFFRRKIQIIEILLGLLVIGGLYIIFNFQSEYTLGIIYALISAFLSALFAVLNGLYIKKYDANTISFYQLLFGALAVTLYLLFTQKFSVAFFQLPTNDWLYLILLSSICTGYAFIASVDIMKYLTPYTVMLTINLEPIYAIVFALIIFGEKEQMSTEFYYGAFIILGVVLLNGVIKNMRSIKDKFKKN
- a CDS encoding acetyl-CoA carboxylase carboxyltransferase subunit alpha, with product MEYLDFELPIKELEDQLAKCFAIGEESDVDVTETSRNIEIKLEKAKKEIYKNITPWQRVQLSRHPNRPYTLDYIKAICGDTFMELHGDRSVKDDKAMIGGLGKIGDQSFMFIGQQKGYNTKTRQYRNFGMANPEGYRKALRLMKMAEKFGIPVVTLVDTPGAYPGLEAEERGQGEAIARNILEMTRLKTPIITIVIGEGASGGAVGIGVGNKVYMMENTWYTVISPESCSSILWRSWEYKEKAAEVLKLTGEDMKRLELIDGIIEEPVGGAHADKEGAYKAVQAQIVSAFDELKDLTEAELIAQRMDKYANMGVYKE
- a CDS encoding 7-carboxy-7-deazaguanine synthase QueE, whose protein sequence is MLKKEVQELIDKGQMLPLMEEFYTIQGEGSHTGTAAYFIRIGGCDVGCHWCDVKESWDANLHPPTKTDIIVSNAKQYAKTVVITGGEPLMWSLDYITSELQDKGMKTHIETSGAYAFSGVWDWFCLSPKKTKLPTKECYKEADELKMIIHNKNDFKFAEEQAEKVGKKCQLFLQPEWSKKEEMTPLIIDYVMKNPKWRISLQTHKFLNIP
- a CDS encoding LptF/LptG family permease, giving the protein MKILDWYILKRFLATFLFTLLILIPIAVAIDIAEKIDKFLRHETLTFVEIVNDYYINFIIYYANTFMPLALFIAVILFTSKLANNTEIVAINGSQVSFTRFLYPYFIGSTIVCIVALLMNHFFVPSSSKTRKAFEREYLKKKKYSDTSVREFSLQLNDSTYIYLQNFDLKRNKGYNFSTEIYDGIQLKDQLTADNISWKEKDSIFELVNWKRRKVFKGNDSIFYGNKLDTTFAFTPKDFNYKNIMAQEMKSPELIEFISISKKEVLKI
- a CDS encoding LptF/LptG family permease, with the protein product MVELYKRTSLPIACYILTLIAVALAYKKTRGGIGVNLALGISLMFIYVFFLKVAEVLGAVAGANALLNVWIPNVVFGTYSLYLYFNARK